The following are encoded together in the Marmota flaviventris isolate mMarFla1 chromosome 18, mMarFla1.hap1, whole genome shotgun sequence genome:
- the Fbxo46 gene encoding F-box only protein 46, with amino-acid sequence MDRGGLLPFQLWCPRPFGTYSQNQPRPPSTSLKSSACSEPGSGAEPDHGPAHSENTPPALAAEAPAAQPAPLLSAAGAGDEGRVLLDTWYVIKPGNTKEKVAFFVAHQCGGGSRASSMKVKGHWGSDSSKAKRRRRCLESTKAPPDPGGREGPPAAEGGPTSAGEDVDLLSVAEMVALVEQRAALALQSYPRPTTPAPVVFVSAEQGGPPKGLGSERRSGGGDCSRVAEAVAHFEAQRDNPPTKGLRKEERPGPGPGEVRIAFRISNGREPRTPDGSLPNGGGGRSGCAFPGSPGPGARTKDKITCDLYQLISPSRDALPSNVEFLLARADEASEAETPTPARPEDTPPAPPPPPARDCGASGFHVDVVVTGVVDECIFFGKDGTKNVKEETVCLTVSPEEPPPPGQLFFLQSRGPDGPPEPPPADAPTTLPGPDDAEGTADTSLCRLYRHVSHDFLEIRFKIQRLLEPRQYMLLLPEHVLVKIFSFLPTRALAALKCTCHHFKGIIEAFGVRATDSRWSRDPLYRDDPCKQCRKRYEKGDVSLCRWHPKPYHHDLPYGRSYWMCCRRADRETPGCRLGLHDNNWVLPCNGLGGGRTGREEGR; translated from the coding sequence ATGGACCGTGGCGGCCTTCTGCCCTTCCAGCTCTGGTGTCCCCGGCCCTTTGGTACCTACTCCCAGAACCAGCCGCGCCCACCTTCCACATCCCTCAAGTCATCAGCCTGCTCCGAGCCAGGCAGTGGGGCTGAGCCTGACCATGGGCCTGCGCACTCGGAGAATACCCCGCCTGCCTTGGCCGCAGAGGCCCCTGCTGCTCAGCCTGCTCCGCTCCTCTCAGCAGCAGGTGCTGGTGATGAGGGCCGAGTCCTGCTGGACACGTGGTATGTTATCAAGCCTGGGAATACAAAGGAGAAGGTGGCCTTCTTCGTGGCCCACCAGTGTGGTGGAGGCAGCCGGGCCAGCTCCATGAAGGTCAAGGGGCACTGGGGCAGTGACAGCTCCAAGGCCAAGCGGAGGCGGCGCTGTCTGGAATCCACCAAAGCTCCTCCGGACCCAGGGGGCCGGGAGGGACCCCCTGCTGCCGAGGGGGGCCCCACTTCAGCAGGGGAGGATGTGGACTTGCTCTCTGTAGCAGAGATGGTGGCCCTGGTAGAACAGAGGGCCGCCCTGGCCCTGCAGAGCTATCCTCGCCCCACCACCCCAGCGCCTGTGGTCTTTGTGTCAGCTGAGCAAGGTGGACCACCTAAGGGGTTGGGGTCTGAAAGGAGGTCTGGCGGTGGTGACTGCAGTCGTGTGGCTGAAGCAGTAGCCCATTTTGAGGCTCAGCGGGACAACCCTCCGACCAAGGGCCTCCGCAAGGAGGAGCGGCCAGGGCCAGGTCCTGGTGAGGTACGCATTGCCTTCCGCATCTCCAATGGCAGGGAGCCCCGCACACCAGACGGCAGCCTACCCAATGGAGGCGGGGGCCGTTCTGGTTGTGCTTTCCCTGGCAGCCCAGGTCCTGGGGCTCGAACCAAGGACAAGATCACCTGTGACTTATACCAGCTCATCAGCCCTTCCAGGGATGCCCTGCCCAGCAATGTGGAGTTCCTGCTGGCTAGGGCAGATGAAGCCAGCGAGGCTGAGACCCCAACCCCTGCCAGGCCTGAGGACAcgccccccgccccacccccaccccctgcccggGACTGTGGAGCGTCAGGCTTTCACGTGGATGTGGTGGTGACAGGTGTAGTGGACGAGTGCATCTTCTTTGGTAAGGATGGCACCAAGAATGTAAAAGAAGAGACAGTGTGCCTGACTGTCAGTCCCGAGGAGCCACCCCCACCCGGCCAGCTCTTCTTCCTCCAGTCTCGGGGGCCAGATGGGCCCCCTGAGCCACCCCCAGCTGATGCGCCAACCACGCTGCCAGGCCCAGATGATGCTGAGGGGACAGCAGACACCTCCCTATGCCGCCTTTACCGTCACGTGTCACACGACTTCCTAGAGATCCGCTTCAAGATCCAGAGGCTGCTGGAGCCACGACAGTACATGCTGCTGCTGCCCGAGCACGTGCTGGTCAAGATCTTCAGCTTCCTGCCCACAAGGGCCCTGGCAGCCCTCAAGTGCACCTGCCACCACTTCAAGGGCATCATCGAGGCATTTGGCGTCCGGGCCACAGACTCACGCTGGAGCCGAGACCCGCTGTACCGCGATGACCCTTGCAAGCAGTGCCGCAAGAGATACGAGAAGGGTGACGTGTCACTCTGTCGATGGCACCCCAAGCCCTACCACCACGACCTGCCTTACGGACGTTCCTACTGGATGTGTTGTCGCCGAGCTGATCGTGAGACACCAGGCTGTCGCCTGGGCCTGCACGATAACAACTGGGTGCTGCCCTGCAATGGGCTGGGTGGGGGCCGCactggcagggaggaggggaggtga
- the Qpctl gene encoding glutaminyl-peptide cyclotransferase-like protein, which translates to MPSGGRGRPRLRLGERGLTEPPSLPKRRLLPRVQLLPVLLLTLAVGSAFYIVWSSWHHGTEELSRGRQLRAPPIGSLPEDRLRRVVGQLDPQRLWSTYLRPLLIVRTPGSPGNLQVRKFLEATLRTLTAGWHVELDPFTALTPLGPLDFGNIVATLDPGAAHHLTLACHYDSKLFPPGSGPFVGATDSAVPCALLLELAQALDLLLSRAKEQAAPVTLQLLFLDGEEALKEWGPKDSLYGSRHLAHLMESIPHSPGPTRIQAIELFVLLDLLGAPNPTFYSHFPRTLRWFHRLRSIEKRLHRLNLLQSHPQEVMYFQPGEPPGSVEDDHLPFLHRGVPVLHLISTPFPTVWHTPSDSEANLHPPTVYNLSRILAVFLAEYLGL; encoded by the exons ATGCCTTCCGGGGGCCGCGGTCGGCCCCGGTTACGGCTCGGGGAACGTGGCCTCACGGAGCCACCCTCATTGCCCAAGCGCCGCCTGCTACCGCGGGTGCAGCTGTTGCCCGTGCTGCTGCTGACGCTGGCCGTGGGCTCCGCGTTCTACATCGTCTGGAGCAGCTGGCACCACGGGACTGAGGAGCTGTCGCGGGGCCGGCAGCTGCGG GCCCCGCCGATTGGAAGCCTCCCAGAAGACAGGCTGCGACGGGTGGTGGGGCAACTAGACCCACAGCGTCTCTGGAGTACTTACCTGCGTCCTCTGTTGATTGTGCGAACCCCTGGCAGCCCAGGCAATCTCCAAGTCAGAAAG TTCCTGGAGGCCACGCTGCGGACCCTGACAGCAGGCTGGCATGTAGAACTGGATCCCTTTACAGCGTTGACGCCCCTGGGGCCACTGGACTTTGGCAACATAGTGGCCACGCTGGACCCAGGGGCTGCCCATCACCTCACCCTTGCCTGCCATTATGACTCGAAGCTCTTCCCTCCTGGGTCAGGCCCCTTTGTAGGGGCCACGGATTCGgctgtgccctgtgccctgctACTGGAGCTGGCCCAGGCCCTTGATCTGTTATTGAGCAGGGCCAAGGAGCAG GCAGCCCCGGTGACACTACAGCTGCTCTTCTTGGATGGTGAAGAGGCGCTGAAGGAGTGGGGACCCAAGGACTCTCTTTATGGCTCCCGGCACCTAGCCCACCTCATGGAGTCCATACCCCACAGTCCTGGCCCCACGAGGATCCAGGCTATT GAGCTCTTTGTGCTTCTTGATCTTCTGGGAGCACCCAACCCAACCTTCTACAGTCACTTCCCCCGCACTCTCCGCTGGTTCCACCGGCTGAGGAGCATCG AAAAGCGTCTGCACCGTCTGAACCTGCTACAGTCTCATCCCCAGGAGGTGATGTACTTCCAGCCCGGGGAGCCTCCTGGCTCTGTGGAAGATGACCACCTCCCCTTCCTCCACAGAG GGGTCCCTGTGCTCCATCTCATCTCCACGCCCTTCCCCACCGTCTGGCACACACCTTCTGACTCCGAGGCCAATCTCCACCCACCCACGGTCTACAACCTGAGCCGCATCCTCGCTGTGTTCCTGGCCGAGTACCTGGGGCTCTAG
- the Snrpd2 gene encoding small nuclear ribonucleoprotein Sm D2 gives MSLLNKPKSEMTPEELQKREEEEFNTGPLSVLTQSVKNNTQVLINCRNNKKLLGRVKAFDRHCNMVLENVKEMWTEVPKSGKGKKKSKPVNKDRYISKMFLRGDSVIVVLRNPLIAGK, from the exons AT GAGCCTCCTCAACAAGCCCAAGAGTGAGATGACCCCAGAGGAGCTGCAGAAGCGGGAGGAGGAGGAATTTAACACAGGTCCACTCTCTGTGCTCACACAGTCAGTCAAGAACAACACCCAAGTGCTCATCAACTGCCGCAACAACAAGAAACTCTTGGGCCGTGTGAAGGCCTTTGACAG GCACTGCAACATGGTGCTGGAGAATGTGAAGGAGATGTGGACCGAGGTCCCCAAGAGTGGCAAGGGCAAGAAGAAGTCCAAGCCAGTCAACAAGGACCGCTACATCTCCAAGATGTTTCTGCGTGGAGACTCCGTCATTGTGGTCCTGCGGAACCCCCTCATCGCTGGCAAGTAG
- the Gipr gene encoding gastric inhibitory polypeptide receptor gives MPNSPPLRLLLLLWLWGLPLRRAETGSEGQTSGELYQRWERYRRECQETLEAAEPPPGLACNGSFDMYVCWDYAAPNVTARASCPWYLPWHRHVATGFVLRQCGSDGQWGPWRDHTQCEDPEKNGSFQDQRLILERLQVVYTIGYSLSLATLLLALLILSFFRRLRCTRNYIHINLFTSFMLRAAAILTRDRLLPPPGPYPGDRGPTLWNQALAACRTAQTLTQYCVGANYTWLLVEGVYLHRLLVLVGGSEEGHFCCYLLLGWGAPALFVIPWVIVRYLYENTQCWERNEVKAIWWIIRTPILITILINFLIFIRILGILVSKLRTHQMRCPDYRLRLARSTLTLVPLLGVHEVVFAPVTEEQARGALRFAKLGFEIFLSSFQGFLVSVLYCFVNKEVQSEIRRGWHHCRLRRSLGKEQRPKLPEPPSGALPSGSGRGEIRVGRALSLGALPGPRDEGSRVLESYC, from the exons ATGCCAAACTCTCCGCCCCTgcggctgctgctgctcctctggCTGTGGGGACTGCCGCTCCGGAGGGCGGAG ACAGGCTCTGAGGGGCAGACGTCGGGGGAGCTGTACCAGCGCTGGGAACGGTACCGCAGGGAGTGCCAGGAGACCTTGGAGGCCGCGGAGCCGCCCCCAG GCCTCGCCTGTAATGGGTCCTTCGATATGTACGTTTGCTGGGACTATGCTGCACCCAACGTCACTGCGCGTGCGTCCTGTCCCTGGTACCTGCCCTGGCACCGCCACG TGGCCACAGGCTTTGTTCTCCGACAGTGTGGTAGTGATGGCCAGTGGGGACCTTGGAGAGACCACACCCAGTGTGAGGATCCAGAGAAGAATGGCTCCTTTCAG GACCAGAGGCTGATCTTGGAGCGGCTGCAGGTGGTGTACACCATCGGCTACTCCTTATCCCTTGCCACTCTGCTGCTTGCCCTGCTCATCTTGAGTTTCTTCAG GCGGCTGCGTTGCACCCGTAACTACATCCACATCAACCTGTTCACATCCTTCATGCTTCGAGCTGCAGCCATCCTCACCCGAGATCGGCTGCTACCTCCACCTGGCCCCTACCCTGGGGACCGTGGCCCCACACTGTGGAATCAG GCCTTAGCCGCCTGCCGCACCGCCCAGACGTTGACCCAGTACTGCGTGGGTGCCAACTACACGTGGTTGCTGGTGGAGGGCGTCTACCTGCACCGGCTCCTAGTGCTGGTGGGAGGCTCTGAGGAGGGCCACTTCTGCTGCTACCTGCTCCTCGGCTGGG GGGCCCCCGCGCTTTTCGTCATTCCCTGGGTGATCGTCAGGTACCTGTACGAGAACACGCA GTGCTGGGAGCGGAACGAGGTCAAGGCTATTTGGTGGATCATACGCACCCCTATCCTCATAACCATCTTG attaatttcctcatctttatcCGCATTCTTGGCATTCTTGTGTCCAAGCTGAGGACGCACCAGATGCGCTGCCCAGACTACCGCCTGAG GCTGGCTCGCTCCACGCTGACGCTGGTGCCGCTGCTGGGTGTCCACGAAGTGGTGTTTGCTCCCGTGACGGAGGAACAGGCCCGCGGCGCTCTCCGCTTTGCCAAGCTCGGCTTTGAGATCTTCCTAAGCTCCTTCCAG GGTTTCCTGGTCAGCGTCCTCTACTGCTTCGTCAACAAGGAG GTGCAGTCGGAGATCCGCCGCGGCTGGCACCACTGCCGCCTGCGCCGCAGCCTCGGCAAGGAGCAGCGGCCCAAGCTCCCGGAGCCCCCTTCCGGGGCCCTGCCCTCGGGCTCTGGCCGGGGCGAAATCCGCGTCGGCCGTGCCTTGTCCTTGGGGGCGCTGCCAGGGCCTAGGGATGAGGGCAGCCGGGTTTTGGAAAGTTACTGCTAA